A single window of Pyrus communis chromosome 10, drPyrComm1.1, whole genome shotgun sequence DNA harbors:
- the LOC137746977 gene encoding protein RBL-like, which translates to MNAAIIDPLQGDFPEVIEEYLEYGVMKCIAFNRRGTLLAAGCSDGNCIVWDFETRGIAKELRDRDCVAAITSVCWSKYGHRILVSAADKSLTLWDVVSGEKIMRTILQQTPLQARLHPGSSSPSLCLACPLSSAPIIVDLNTGSTVVLPVSIPDSNPGTVPPPRNKISEGSPPFSPTAACFNKYGDLVYAGNSKGEILVIDYKSIQVRAMVPTSGVSVIKNIVFSRNGQYLLTNSNDRTIRIYENLLPLKDGLKTLDDINETLDGLDGVEKLKAVGSKCLTLFREFQDAITKMHWKAPCFSGDGEWVIGGSASKGEHKIYIWDRAGHLVKILEGPKEALIDLVWHPVHPIVVSVSLTGLVYIWAKDYTENWSAFAPDFKELEENEEYVEREDEFDLIPETEKVKDSDINEDDEVDIVTVEKDSAFSDSDISQEELCFLPAIPSPDIPDPQDKCIESSSKLVDSNSGSPISEEGTPNGRAINHASSPLEEDAGATRLKRKRKPSEKGLEFQA; encoded by the exons ATGAACGCTGCAATTATCG ACCCATTGCAAGGGGATTTCCCAGAAGTGATAGAGGAGTATTTGGAGTATGGCGTTATGAAATGCATCGCCTTCAATCGCCGCGGCACCCTTCTTGCTG CTGGGTGCTCTGACGGAAATTGCATCGTATGGGATTTTGAGACCAGGGGAATTGCCAAGGAGCTTCGTGACAGAGATTGTGTTGCTGCGATAACTAGTGTATGCTGGTCAAAGTATGGGCATCGCATTCTTGTGTCTGCTGCGGACAAGTCATTGACACTATGGGATGTTGTCAGTGGTGAGAAGATAATGCGAACGATACTGCAACAAACCCCTTTACAAGCTCGGCTTCATCCTGGTTCGTCTTCTCCATCTCTCTGCCTGGCATGCCCCCTCTCATCTGCTCCCATCATTGTTGACTTGAATACTGGAAGCACAGTTGTTCTTCCAGTTTCCATTCCTGACTCTAACCCAGGAACTGTCCCTCCACCACGGAACAAAATCTCTGAGGGAAGTCCACCTTTCTCTCCTACCGCTGCTTGCTTTAATAAGTATGGTGATCTGGTTTATGCGGGGAACTCCAAAGGTGAAATACTTGTAATAGATTATAAAAGTATTCAAGTGCGTGCCATGGTTCCCACTTCTGGAGTTTCTGTGATTAAGAACATAGTATTCAGCAGGAATGGACAGTATTTGCTTACAAATTCAAATGATAGAACAATCAGGATCTACGAGAACCTTCTGCCCTTGAAAGATGGACTTAAAACCCTGGATGACATAAATGAGACCCTTGATGGACTTGATGGTGTTGAGAAGTTGAaagctgttggatcaaaatgCTTAACACTTTTCCGTGAGTTTCAAGATGCCATCACAAAGATGCACTGGAAAGCACCTTGTTTCAGTGGTGATGGTGAGTGGGTGATTGGTGGTTCTGCAAGCAAAGGAGAACACAAGATTTACATATGGGATAGGGCTGGACATCTTGTGAAAATTCTTGAAGGGCCAAAGGAAGCCTTGATCGATTTGGTGTGGCATCCTGTTCACCCTATTGTTGTCTCTGTTTCACTGACTGGTTTGGTTTATATCTGGGCCAAAGATTACACTGAGAACTGGAGTGCATTTGCTCCTGATTTCAAAGAGCTTGAGGAAAACGAAGAATACGTAGAACGAGAAGATGAGTTTGATCTAATACCTGAAACTGAAAAG GTAAAAGACTCTGATATTAATGAAGATGATGAAGTTGATATTGTGACAGTGGAGAAGGACTCAGCTTTCAGTGATTCAGATATATCACAGGAGGAGCTATGTTTTTTACCTGCAATTCCTTCTCCTGATATTCCGGACCCGCAAGATAAGTGCATAGAAAGTTCATCAAAGCTGGTGGATAGTAATTCTGGCTCCCCTATTTCAGAAGAGGGCACACCAAATGGACGTGCAATTAATCATGCGTCAAGTCCACTTGAAG AGGATGCTGGAGCAACACGCTTGAAAAGAAAACGGAAACCTTCCGAGAAGGGGTTGGAGTTTCAGGCTTAG